GTATGTCTATCCAACTGGGTTAAACATTGTTCAATTCTATCAAATAGTACTTAAATTGGTGCCTCCCAGGTTTGCACACTGGATAATTATAgtgaaatggagggagtaatttTTTGTATCATCGTGATTATTTCTTGATGTGTTTGCATTTCCTTATCTGGCAAGCATATGTTATCTGTTGCATTATGTAATGCTCTGTACTGATTGGTGCCTCCCAGGTTTGCACACTGGATAATTATAgtgaaatggagggagtaatttTTTGTATCATCGTGATTATTTCTTGATATGTTTGCATTTCCTTATCTGGCAAGCATATGTTATCTGTTGCATTATGTAATGCTCTGTACTGTTAACCAAATCTGGCGTATTGATGTTATCATGCTTGGGGTAAAGTGTGACAACCTTCCAATATTATTGGAAGAAAAACAAGGTAATAAATCAAGCATAGAGGTAGAGTTGATACTTGATATGGGTAGTTTGGTGGTGTACAAGTATTCTAGAATGGATGAATCTTCATTTCCAAGCCTCTGTCATGGAGGCTGGTTTTATATATTATTTTGTCTGGTTATTtacacctctccttgatttattCAATCACGTGTTCATTACCAACACAAGTTTAATCTGTATGCCCAGGATGATGAATTGCTATACTGGATCTGTCAATCAATCGATGAAGAAAAAGACCCAGAGTGCTTGAAGCTTTCTTTTCATGTGGTGGAAGTTGTCATGAAGCTGTTTCCAGATCCATCTGGTTTCGCAGACCAATTTGCAAGTGACCTTTTTGAGATTCTGAGCAAATATTTTCCTGTTTACTTCACACATGTATGTTAATGAACTATCGTGGCTTCCAAAACATTTTCGTTTGTATGTCATTCTGCAACTTAGTAGTTCTTGACATTCCTTTCTCCAATATGGTATCATGTATATGTGCAGGGAGCCGGTGATAATTTAGGTGTTACAAGAGACGAACTTTCTAGGGCATTGATGGTATGACCTTAGTTTTTTACCTGATAGATTATTTCAAAGATCATTCAATTTTTTGAACTGAGCATATGGCTCGGTGCTATAATTATTTGTCAAATGCGACTATGGAGTTATGTGTTATATCACCTTATCATACTTCTAAATGAAAAAACGTTTCTATTATTTTACTTGTGTGGTTAACAACCTGTTTAAATATTTGCAGCATGCCTTTTGTGCAAGTCCGTATTTCGAGCCCTTTGCCATCCCATTGCTTCTAGATAAACTTTCTTCCTCTCTTCCATTAGCAAAGGTCAGCAGCTTTAACTTATCTTAATGTTTCAAGTTCATCAATCTAACAAAGTGAATACCCTCTTTGATTTTCTGCTAAAAATTCACATGTTAGTATTTTGTACAGCTTGATTCCTTAAAATATTTGGACAATTGCATTCACTGCTATGGAGCTGATAGAATGGTTACACACGCATCAGCTATTTGGTTTAAGTTGAAAGAAGTGCTTTTTAGCCTTTCTTCAGATCAACTTTTATCATCAGGGTCACCTAAAGATGCAGAGAATAATAAGAATCAAATAAAATCAGAAGCTGAACATTGCTTGAAGACTGCTGTTACATATATACATTCTCCGGATAGAGATATTTTCATCAATTTGATCTTGTTGGATGAGGATATTGTGAATAACATCCATTCTGTAACAACTGAAGAGAAGTCCATCGATAGTTCATTGCAAGCCCTTGGAAGTGTCGTTTCTATTCTTGCTGGGTCATCTACATATTTGTGCACTAGAGTTTTTCAAGCACATTTTAAACGCTTGGTGGATATTTTGGGAAACTCAGCTGGTTTTGATTCTCAACACCTGAGCATCGCCAATGGATCATCTCCTGCTGCTATTAACTATGGAGCTCTCTATTTATCTGTTCAAATGCTTTCATCCTGCCGAGAAGTCGCTGTGGCATCTCGAGAAGGCGTCCCAGCAGAGGAGTCCTGGTGGCTTATCTTAGAGGAGAAGCTGGATCAAATCATCCATCTTTTCGGAAAATTGCTGACTATTGATTGTCAGCCTACCCAGTCAGCGGTCAGAAAAGAATGTGTTTCGTGTGCTGGTATGTTGAAGTCTCTTTAATTATGACTTGCCACATACCACATTTTGTCCGACAACATGCACCTATTAGGTGCTGTCACAAACTCACAACTATCTGAACTTTCCTAATCCATGTTTGTAGATTTTGCTTAAGAGAACTCCTCATTACAAAAGGTCGTGCATCTGGTCTGCAAATAGACATGCTGTCCATAGCCGTGCTCTTTCAGTCTACATATTATTTGTCAATAACTCTTTAGCCATTTCTAGAGATTCTAGTCTATATGGTCTACCTTATTCATTATGGTCGTGTTTTAGTTCCAAATATTTAATTGATGAACtcttaatttttatttttctcttgttGAATTTCAGTGCTTTAGAATCACAGAGGATCAACGTCTATCCTAATATGGTTGTTTCTTATAAATTGTTTGCAGTGAAGGGTTTGCTGATACTTGCAACTATCCCGGAACAATGTTCACTTCTACTGGAAAATGCTTATGAGGATATTCTGCAGATGCTTACCTTAGTAATTACAAGCAAGTATGAAAATGCACATTTCTGGAGATTATCATTGAAAACATTGACTAGCATTGGCTCATCTGCTGTGGAATTACATGCTTCTAAAAGAGAAATGGTTTACAATAGAATTGTTGTCGACAAGATTATTTGTTTGGCTGAATCTTGTGATGCATCGATGCCTCTGAATCTAAGACTTGAAGCATGTTTTGAAGTTGGCACCGCTAGTGTGAACTATATGTTAAGGGTTGCCAGATCACTTGAAGAAACTGTCATCAGAAATATCTCTCAGGCCTGTATCGAATCCCCCTGTTGTCTTCTTATTTCCTGCAAATTGCATTTTATAAGCAACCAAACTAATGTTTTATTGATCCTGCAGGTTAATGGAAGTATAGAATGTGCGGACTATGTAGCCTGTCTGATTGATTGTTACTCTAGTCGTCTCCTTCCTTGGTATGCCAACTTTGCATTCCAGTATGTATTGCTGTATCAACAAACATGGATTACGATTAGTCTGTAATCTTGAAACATCTTTCTCAGTTTGTGCAAACCTAACTGTAAAAAAGGTTGCACATACTTGACCAATTCGATAGCTGAAAAACGTTACTGGTGGCATGCTTGGTACCTGTGCCCTGTACTAGCCTTTTGACAGGATATATGTTAGCCAAGTATCATCTTCTCTCTGAGTAACCATCTCCATTATGGCAGGTTCTTTACTTCCGGTGGTCTCAATGAACTTGCTTTGAGCTTTGCTCTGCGTCTCTGGGATGAGATTGGGGACTTGGTTACTCTGGATCGAATCATATCAGAGGTGAAGCTCCATCAAACTGATTTTTTTTGCTAATGCAGTTGAATTACTGGTTCTTAGGTATATATCTGGTATATGACGCATAAATCTGTACTGTGTAATCATGGAACACTCACTTTTCTCTCTCAGGGTCTTCTTGAGTCACTAATGATGGGAATGAAGTTATTAGTCGGAGTCTGCACAGAGGAACAACAGTCATTGATTGTTCAGAAAGCATGCGGTATAGTATCATCGATGCTGTCTCTCCCAGTGAAAGCATTGACACACCATCTTTTGTCTGTTGACGAGTTAGTTCCTGCACACTCTGTTCAAGATACAGCTCTTGTGTGTATGCTTTCATCAGTCATAGTTGGTCTTTGGCCTCAAACACCTGTACCagaaatgatgatgatgattaacCTCTTTTCGGTCTTTCTACTGAATGGGCATATACCAGCTGCTCATGCATTAGCTTCTATTTTCAATAAATATCTACAGAATTCAGAGTTCTCACACGAGATTAAACTGGATAAAATACTTGATGTTATTCTTGGGGGATGTTTCTCAATTGTATTACCCAGCAGCAATTTGAAGATGTCTCGCTCTTCTGCTGCCACTTCGGATAATGCTGACTTCTCAGACAGTTTGCCTGGAAGCATAGGTTCAAAGATTGATATCTTATGTGGCTTGGCATGGATTGGCAAAGGATTGCTTATGAGAGGAGATGAGAAAGTGAAGGAAATTTCAATGTTTCTTCTTAAATGCCTCTCATCAGAGGCTTCTCTAGCATCAGCTGCAGCTGATGCATTCCATGTGATGATGGGTGATTCAGAAGTCTGCCTAAATAAAAAGTTCCATGCAAGAATAAAGTTTTTGTATAAGCAGCGTTTTTTCTCAATACTGATGCCAATTTTTCTCTCTAAAATTAAGGAGACCTCAGAGCTGACAACAAAGTAGGTATCAACATTCTCATCACTTTGTATTATATCTGATTTGAACCATACACATTTGTATATCATGTTTCTGTTACTTTGCGTATGCATCAGCAGCATCTCCCAAGGGTTTAGCTTAGTTTATATGTGGACATATCTGTTCTATCAATTAGCTTGGACACTTTTGTGCATTTAATTTTGATTCGTCCTCCGTGAAATTCCCAAGGGTTTAGCTTAGTTTATTTGTGTACTCTGACTTTAAATACCTTTGTTCACATTACACGTGTAAGCGAAAAGAAAGCAATGTGATGACACCGTTTCGGATATCAAGATGGTAATGTAACTTATTTTTCATGATAGTAAACCAAAATGAACCGTGGCATGAGTTTAGAAGTCAAAGAATTCTTTATACTATGTGTGCCTTGGAGGAAAAAGACATTTGAGTTGCCACATCAGTTGAATACTGCAATTTTGTAACCTCAGGACTAGGTTGCATCACTTTATAATTTAGTTCCATATTGTGCTTTTCCTCATTAATTTTTATCATCATGATTTATATTTTAGAGAAAAATGTATTTTGATTAAAAATATTGTATAGCTAAGTGATGGTCTGATGCCAGTTTTAGTTCAATTGATGAACTAATCCTgtaattttagtgatttttttATTTGTCAAATGCCTTGAAGCAACTGAAAAATATCACCCACTGCAGATTGGTGATATATCGAGCATTCGGACATATTATTTCCAATGCTCCAGTGTCAGCAGTTATAACAGAAGCCCATCAGGTTAATTACTTCTTGATTGAAGCATGCACAACCTTTGTCAGGTCAGAGCATACTAATTGCCCAATTGCTTCACTAATTGTTTTTTCAGATTTTGCTCGTGATGGTTGATATCTTAGCCAAATTGAGCGTGGATAATCAGGATAAAGATCTAGTGTATAGTTTGTTGCTTGTTTTATCTGGAATGCTGATGGATGAAAAAGGTGATATCATTTACTTTACTCCATTACTTCCATAAGTTCCTACTTAGTAGCCATTAATTCAATAAATTGTGTTTGAGGTGCATGCATTGACTACATCCATTCAgttcattttcttttgtttattATGTAAATTTGACTGGTGTATGCTGCGTTCTACCTCCGTCAATTTGAATTAAAACCATGTCagttattttgggacggaggaagtactaaATTCCTGATGGTATTTTTTTCTTCGGGCGCTAAATCTTGTTTGTCTTATGCAGGCAAAGAATGCATTGTGGAAAATATCCGCATCATTATCAGTGTACTTGCACAACTTGTTTCCTATCCTCACATGATGGTACTTAAGAGTTTTTCATATTCAGTTCCACTTGTAAGATCAGCATGTTTGACAACCTTTTTCCTTTCTCCTGTAGGTTGTTCGGGAGACTGCCTTGCAATGTTTTGTTGCCATGTCTAGCTTTCCCCACTCAAAAGTTTATCGCATGCGGCCACAGGTCAGTTTTCTATTTATGCAGATGGTTGTTGAGAATATGCACACAATACGACCTTTAAGACATTGAGTTATTATTATACTGTGCTTTTTTTTAATCATGGATAGCACTCCCCTTATTGGTGGAGATAATTAGGTCTCATGCTTTAACTGCACACCTTAGAACATTATGGATAATTGAGATGGTATATATCTAACTTATGACTAATTTCTTGTCGTTATTAGGAACTTAGGGTGTCTTAATATCGCAACTGTTGTGAAGTAAGAAATGTTTCCTTCTGAAGGAATAAAAGAGAACTCATTGCAGAATGGTATATTCTTGCAGGTCCTACAAGCAGCAATCAAGGCTCTTGATGATAAGAAAAGGGCTGTTCGCCAAGAGGCTGTTCGATGTCGACAAACATGGTATGAAAACTATATCCTATTTCTGGGAGTTCTTGTGCTATTCTGTGGCAACATGAACCACCTGATGTAATATTAGGGCAACTAGCAAACGATGCAACTTTATGCCATTTGAATGAAGTCACCATGGTGGCTTTCcctcaaaaaataaataaatcctTTACGGGCCTCAACCTTGCCTGACGAGTTGTTATTTTCCTGCAGGCAATCATCATTTGCTTAAGGTAGTCTTTCTCCCGCCACTGCATGATACTTTGGAATTAGTCACTGAACAGATCATGTTAGAGCTTGATAAGTATTGAGATGTGTGATAGGTATGTCATTCTTCCATCTTTTTGGTTGTTTCATCTTGATTATCCCCTTAGACTTTTCAGATTACTTGATTGTCGGCGCAATGCATGTATACAGGCTGTGGTAGCCCGTAGGGTGGTAGAGGACAATGCGGCTCATTCCGCCTATGAAATGCTTTTGGACTGTAAGTTCTGGCGGGAGGCGAGTTCTTAGGATGAAATTTGGCGAACCACAGTTGGATGGTGTATGTCAGTGCATTGGGTTCAAAATCTGGCTGACCGCTCTTCCGTTCTTTTTTCCTTGTATTTATCATGAATGGCCTAGGATCATAGTTACATTTAGAGGACCAGTTCGCGAATGTATCTCCGGTTCTCCTCACTATGCATTGCATTTGTCTCTCAAGTCGGGAGAATGCAAGTCAGATATGGCCCGAGTACTGATTATCATGTAAAGAGTTGTTCAACATACCGAAATAGTTTGTCTAAGCCGTGAGTTCCCTAGGTATGCTCAGCTATATAACTATATATGATTATGTTCAAAGTCTTTCTTCCGTGACTAAAATGTGATGTGTTAAATCCAACTTGCCGAGTTTTAGTTAAGTATGTCAAATCATCAGGAAGGTTTCATGATCCGCGATGCAATAAGTTGATCCATTGCAAACCGGCAACAATTCCCATTATAAACTGTTCAGCCCAGACGTACCTGTTCCTTCCCCTAGACATCGACACATTTTTCTGTACTGATGTTTGGAATCAGCGTTTGGCGTGGCAGCACCCTGATTGTCATCTCTAGGAGTCTGGCCATGAAGATGATGTCGCAAGGTACAGTGAGATGGCTGCTGTGACATCTGTCGTAGGTGGTGTGCCTCTTGATCAGATTCTCCATGACGTAGATGATGAACCCGGAGAAACCAATGCCGAGATGCACCCGTGCATGGTCGTGCCGACTTTGCCCATCGGCAGCAGCATCGGTATGTTTGAAAGGGGCAAGTTCCTGATATACTGAGATGGTGTTTGGCTGCCCCACCTGTATGAGGCTTGTAGAGCATAGGGTGAGGCAGGCTGCGGACCAAAAAAGCTCATGGCCCCTCTTCACCGTCCCGAATGTGTACATCATTTTGTTTTTTGGAGgaactttcaatctattcatcttcaaccATGACAGTACAACAAACACGAGAAATAATAAGAATTACATCTAGATTCGTAGACCACCTAGCACAacttgtagtagacagtcggaaagtcgtcgtgctaagaccCCATAGGACCAACACACCAAAACAGCAACCGTCGCCAATGAAGAGAAGCTTAGATCAAAAGGATCCAATGTGAACACATATGAACAatgactggatccgagcagatCCATCAAAGACAACCACAGaccgaatcccgcgagatccgccggagacacacctccacacgtcCTCTGACGAAGCTAGACGCACCATCGGGACGGGGGCTAGATGGGGAGAACCTTTTTCCATCTTCAGGAAGCGGCCGCCATCTTGTCTTCCTGAGTAGGACACAAACCCATCGTCCCTTAagtaggacacaaaccctaagGCCACAGGAGACGTGACAAATCGGCGGTGCCGCCAATGGGAGGCAGAAACCCTAACCGCCTTTCCTTGGAGGAGAGACAAAGGGAGGAGAGACGTATAGAGCAACTCCGACAGTTCCCATAAACTGGTTTTATCTTTAGAGGACCCAGTAAAAGAGGTCCTTTGTCCCCGCTGATTTACGGGAAGATGACCTTCTCGTATCTTT
This sequence is a window from Aegilops tauschii subsp. strangulata cultivar AL8/78 chromosome 7, Aet v6.0, whole genome shotgun sequence. Protein-coding genes within it:
- the LOC109732015 gene encoding MMS19 nucleotide excision repair protein homolog isoform X1, which encodes MAKVPAGEWVPHVEAFVDVSRSPAQHSAGVDALAALVNKDKLTLFDLVSKMDMYLTTTDHIVRSRGILLLGQIMSHISFKWLDVNAITTLSDFFISRLSDWQALRGALVGCLALLHRKSSVGTIMVADVKRLVEAFIADVQVQSLAAADRKMCFEIFSWILDHYPEAVKTMDDELLYWICQSIDEEKDPECLKLSFHVVEVVMKLFPDPSGFADQFASDLFEILSKYFPVYFTHGAGDNLGVTRDELSRALMHAFCASPYFEPFAIPLLLDKLSSSLPLAKLDSLKYLDNCIHCYGADRMVTHASAIWFKLKEVLFSLSSDQLLSSGSPKDAENNKNQIKSEAEHCLKTAVTYIHSPDRDIFINLILLDEDIVNNIHSVTTEEKSIDSSLQALGSVVSILAGSSTYLCTRVFQAHFKRLVDILGNSAGFDSQHLSIANGSSPAAINYGALYLSVQMLSSCREVAVASREGVPAEESWWLILEEKLDQIIHLFGKLLTIDCQPTQSAVRKECVSCAVKGLLILATIPEQCSLLLENAYEDILQMLTLVITSKYENAHFWRLSLKTLTSIGSSAVELHASKREMVYNRIVVDKIICLAESCDASMPLNLRLEACFEVGTASVNYMLRVARSLEETVIRNISQACIESPCCLLISCKLHFISNQTNVLLILQVNGSIECADYVACLIDCYSSRLLPWFFTSGGLNELALSFALRLWDEIGDLVTLDRIISEGLLESLMMGMKLLVGVCTEEQQSLIVQKACGIVSSMLSLPVKALTHHLLSVDELVPAHSVQDTALVCMLSSVIVGLWPQTPVPEMMMMINLFSVFLLNGHIPAAHALASIFNKYLQNSEFSHEIKLDKILDVILGGCFSIVLPSSNLKMSRSSAATSDNADFSDSLPGSIGSKIDILCGLAWIGKGLLMRGDEKVKEISMFLLKCLSSEASLASAAADAFHVMMGDSEVCLNKKFHARIKFLYKQRFFSILMPIFLSKIKETSELTTKLVIYRAFGHIISNAPVSAVITEAHQILLVMVDILAKLSVDNQDKDLVYSLLLVLSGMLMDEKGKECIVENIRIIISVLAQLVSYPHMMVVRETALQCFVAMSSFPHSKVYRMRPQVLQAAIKALDDKKRAVRQEAVRCRQTWYENYILFLGVLVLFCGNMNHLM
- the LOC109732015 gene encoding MMS19 nucleotide excision repair protein homolog isoform X2, translated to MAKVPAGEWVPHVEAFVDVSRSPAQHSAGVDALAALVNKDKLTLFDLVSKMDMYLTTTDHIVRSRGILLLGQIMSHISFKWLDVNAITTLSDFFISRLSDWQALRGALVGCLALLHRKSSVGTIMVADVKRLVEAFIADVQVQSLAAADRKMCFEIFSWILDHYPEAVKTMDDELLYWICQSIDEEKDPECLKLSFHVVEVVMKLFPDPSGFADQFASDLFEILSKYFPVYFTHGAGDNLGVTRDELSRALMHAFCASPYFEPFAIPLLLDKLSSSLPLAKLDSLKYLDNCIHCYGADRMVTHASAIWFKLKEVLFSLSSDQLLSSGSPKDAENNKNQIKSEAEHCLKTAVTYIHSPDRDIFINLILLDEDIVNNIHSVTTEEKSIDSSLQALGSVVSILAGSSTYLCTRVFQAHFKRLVDILGNSAGFDSQHLSIANGSSPAAINYGALYLSVQMLSSCREVAVASREGVPAEESWWLILEEKLDQIIHLFGKLLTIDCQPTQSAVRKECVSCAVKGLLILATIPEQCSLLLENAYEDILQMLTLVITSKYENAHFWRLSLKTLTSIGSSAVELHASKREMVYNRIVVDKIICLAESCDASMPLNLRLEACFEVGTASVNYMLRVARSLEETVIRNISQVNGSIECADYVACLIDCYSSRLLPWFFTSGGLNELALSFALRLWDEIGDLVTLDRIISEGLLESLMMGMKLLVGVCTEEQQSLIVQKACGIVSSMLSLPVKALTHHLLSVDELVPAHSVQDTALVCMLSSVIVGLWPQTPVPEMMMMINLFSVFLLNGHIPAAHALASIFNKYLQNSEFSHEIKLDKILDVILGGCFSIVLPSSNLKMSRSSAATSDNADFSDSLPGSIGSKIDILCGLAWIGKGLLMRGDEKVKEISMFLLKCLSSEASLASAAADAFHVMMGDSEVCLNKKFHARIKFLYKQRFFSILMPIFLSKIKETSELTTKLVIYRAFGHIISNAPVSAVITEAHQILLVMVDILAKLSVDNQDKDLVYSLLLVLSGMLMDEKGKECIVENIRIIISVLAQLVSYPHMMVVRETALQCFVAMSSFPHSKVYRMRPQVLQAAIKALDDKKRAVRQEAVRCRQTWQSSFA
- the LOC109732015 gene encoding MMS19 nucleotide excision repair protein homolog isoform X3; its protein translation is MKLFPDPSGFADQFASDLFEILSKYFPVYFTHGAGDNLGVTRDELSRALMHAFCASPYFEPFAIPLLLDKLSSSLPLAKLDSLKYLDNCIHCYGADRMVTHASAIWFKLKEVLFSLSSDQLLSSGSPKDAENNKNQIKSEAEHCLKTAVTYIHSPDRDIFINLILLDEDIVNNIHSVTTEEKSIDSSLQALGSVVSILAGSSTYLCTRVFQAHFKRLVDILGNSAGFDSQHLSIANGSSPAAINYGALYLSVQMLSSCREVAVASREGVPAEESWWLILEEKLDQIIHLFGKLLTIDCQPTQSAVRKECVSCAVKGLLILATIPEQCSLLLENAYEDILQMLTLVITSKYENAHFWRLSLKTLTSIGSSAVELHASKREMVYNRIVVDKIICLAESCDASMPLNLRLEACFEVGTASVNYMLRVARSLEETVIRNISQVNGSIECADYVACLIDCYSSRLLPWFFTSGGLNELALSFALRLWDEIGDLVTLDRIISEGLLESLMMGMKLLVGVCTEEQQSLIVQKACGIVSSMLSLPVKALTHHLLSVDELVPAHSVQDTALVCMLSSVIVGLWPQTPVPEMMMMINLFSVFLLNGHIPAAHALASIFNKYLQNSEFSHEIKLDKILDVILGGCFSIVLPSSNLKMSRSSAATSDNADFSDSLPGSIGSKIDILCGLAWIGKGLLMRGDEKVKEISMFLLKCLSSEASLASAAADAFHVMMGDSEVCLNKKFHARIKFLYKQRFFSILMPIFLSKIKETSELTTKLVIYRAFGHIISNAPVSAVITEAHQILLVMVDILAKLSVDNQDKDLVYSLLLVLSGMLMDEKGKECIVENIRIIISVLAQLVSYPHMMVVRETALQCFVAMSSFPHSKVYRMRPQVLQAAIKALDDKKRAVRQEAVRCRQTWQSSFA